The region cttgaaggatctgtcagagagataggattccacccagcgcagaaccgttccagtgatgtccaggctggagagagttgacaggaggatctgataaTTCACAGtatcgaaagcagcagagaggtcaagtaggatgaggacagatgatctaaaggttgctcttgctagtcgtaaggcttcagtgacggaaagcagagcagtctccgtggagtggttgctcttgaagccagactgcttggtgtccaggaggttgttctgtgtgagaaaattggagagttgattaaaaacggctctttcaagagttttggaaaaaaaagggaggagggaaacagatctgtagttgtcaactatagcagggttgagtgacggttttttaagcagtggggtaacccgggcttgcttaaatgaggtagggtatgtgccagtagagagcaatgtgttaaagatgtgtgtgaatgcaggtaatagtgtgggagagatggactgaagaacgtgagaagggatagggtcaagaggacaggttgtgggatggctagagaggaggagtttagagatcagtctctgagaggggaaagaaggaagtcagttgggagttacacgGAGGAGGAGtcggtctatgcatgtctggggttgagaactggttcctgattgatgtaatcttgttggtaaagaaagtggcaaagtcatctgcagtgagagaagtaggggaagggggaggtgggggacagagtagagaggaaaaggttttgaaaagaatgcgGATGTTGGGAGAGCTGCCAATCTTCTCTTGATagaatgtggctttagcaatggagatgctattggaaaaagaagagagaagtgtctggtaattggttaggtcagttgggttgtttgatttgcgccatttcctttcagatgctcttagtttggcccagttgttacgcagagcttctgagagccaaggactagagggtgatgtgcgagcaggtcGGGATTTTAGGGGGCATATGttgtcaagagaagatgttagggtggaacatagcatgtcggTTGCGGTGTTTAAGTCAAGTGAGGAAAGGTGGCTGTCggagggaagtaaggttgtgacaacggaggagaaatgtgagggggaaagggagcgaagattgcgatgaaaagagatagagggaggagacagtgatggtggtgaggggagagaagtagagaactggataaagaaatggtcggagatgtggagaggagtaatgagaagattatgtgtggtgcaattacgtgtgaggatgaggtcaagcTGTTTGCCGGCTTTGTGGGTTACTGGTGtggtgaactgcttgaggtcgaatgtgggaaggagagcaagaaagtcagctgcatgtggcttgtctagatgaatgttgaaatcaccaaggaccagaagaggagttccatcatctgggatggtggacagtggcgtgtcaaattcatcgatgaacttccccagttgacctcgaggacggtaaacaacaagaaagtgcattttggcagggtcagtgactgtaacagcatgaaattcaaaggaagtgtatgagcaagagggagaaagacaggtaaATTTCAGGGACCTTATACAGACAGtggtgtgcctttccaaattatgtccaatcaactgaatttaccacaggtggactccaatcacattgtagaaacatctcaaggatgatcagtggaaacaggatgcacctgagctcaattttgagtgtcatggcaaaggctgtgaatacttatgtaaatatgctttttttgttttttatttttaataaatttgcaaagatttcaaacaaacctctttcatgttgtcattaaggggtattgtttgtagaattttgaggaaaataatgaatttaatccattttggattaaggctgtaacataacaaaatgtggaaaaagtgaagcactgtgaatactttccggatgcactgtagctttatatagaaatatagcAACACAAGTTAACTCTAACATCTACACATACTCGTCAGAAGCACCACTGATCTCAGATAAAATTAATGACAGGTCATTTTATAACCATGTTCATGAAATTAGGCTAATTGGAAATCACAGGTGTGCtcaatttttgttttaatgatcaCAGGTTTTCTAACTTGTGTGTCAGTGATCACAGgcgtattcacttttgttgcagTGCATTTCTATTTTGGTTCCTGTATTTTCAATATAGTTTTTtctaaagtgtttgtttttgatcATTGAGTTGTTCGTAAGCAGAAACACTTTACTTTTCAACTTAGAAATAATGCAATCATTGAGAGGCGATACAGTTTTGAATCATTTTACAATTAAGTGATTCTGCacagggatgtactcacttctgTTGGATACTGTAACACTACAGTACATCACCCACTggaacacacaaaaacacaatataaaGGAAAATTCAGTGCTATCTGGCCCTAAAACAACAGTACACTACAGTATCCTATAACTGACTACCAAAGCACAGTGactaaaagaaaatgcaaaacaagTTGGCAGTGTCAATGAAGACAGCCTGGCAATAGAGACCATCTGGAATTAGAAATCATGCCTCCTCTCCTGCTTGAGGACAGTGTGTGTTAGCAGTGCAACTGTCTCTGTAGAGACAGAGCTACATTTTCTAACtcggtgaaaaaaaaaaaaacaatacacaaaGATTACACAATctcagttcacacacacacacacacacacacacacacacacacacacacacacacacacacacacacgtgcacagacacacacatataatgcTTTTAATTCAGATTTAGAGGAAAATTAGTAGTGTTTTTATCCAAATATTTATAGAAGAACTTCACAGAATGACACGTCCAAGGCATATACAGATTTTCTTTACAGCTAACTTCCAGACACTATAAATAAGAACTAACTAACACAAGCAGTCTGCTAGGCAATTCATGAATGGCTATCAAGggtacacaaaacaaaacattctccAAATACATAGGTTACccataaaaacagaaataaccAAATTTTACCTGTGTTGCCCAGATTCTAATAAGTGGATCTGATGTAAGGAAGAAAACACAATGGTGCATGTTGTTATAGGCAATTTTTagactgtttattattagtgttagatTATGTGGCGTCTGGCATACAAGTCCCTATGAATgagttgttaccatagaaacaattatgtattagaacgagcgcattaatataaacctgtgatttgatttacagtcagcactactgtcagagctgctgctatggaaaattaatcaacttcGGACAATTAGATTgtagaattcaacagtgctgtggtataaattacaTTATCATGCCatgatatcacacacacacacacacacacacacacacacacacacacacacaccagtttatCCTGTCTCTTTCACGTTTGTTccttattcatatatatatatatatatatatatatatatatatatatatttgtttgtttttatgaataGAGGACATCTTTGTGCTGAAGAGGAAAGATGAGAAGAATCCTGAGATCTTTGGTCTATTCAGCACAAGCAGGTAAGTATAATTGAAACTTGTTATTTTTGAGTACAGGTTCCATGTTCTGTTTATATTCTGGTAACTTGAAGATCTCACTAGTATACATGCTCTGTAATTTCATGCATGTGGTTTCACATCTTTTACAGTGCGGTCTTTAAAGGTTATGCAGTGTGTCAGTATAACATGGAGGAAATCCGAGCTGCATTTAATGGTCCGTTTGCACATCGAGAGCACACTGACCACCATTGGGGTGTGTATGAAGGGAAGGTCCCATACCCTCGCCCTGGATCTGTGAGTCACAACACTTAATAATCCATATACTGAATCATTTTCATAACAGTTTGTTGCAGAAAAGTGCCAGGGCTTTATATTACATCTTGTCCCCAGTGAGGAGCAGGATGATgagtttattttctgggttGCTAAATCATATTTGGGAGTTTATTACATAATTTCAAAGGATTTTATTGCCTAAAACTGATTAAGGAGCAAAACATAGAGGGGCTGAAATGGGAAAATTTTAAGAGTATATGCAATTAGGGCTTGTGATTAAATAATCCGACCTTTTAGATGACAGTATTAGGACTTTTATCATGGCATTGTTCTAAAAGGTTAGGCATGTAAAATGCTTTGATGAATAAATAGCTCCAGGGATCACACCATAGCAGCATACCATGGCatccacaattattggcacccatataaatgagcaaataattattgttttattttttccacttaaACAATAGAATAAACTATTTACTTCTATAACAATAGAAGTAAACAGGtacatattttttgtatttaaataataataataatagtttgtGTTGTGCACACTACTGGCTTATTTGGTAATGAATGGGAACTACATACAACTGAGAGCCTAAATATCCACTGTAGCACCGTAAGGTTAATTATGTTCCaacaacagcacatcctgaagtgatttattcctgttttaccacagcaattgcccaacaattatttttttgttaaataaagagTGACACATcctactttttatttgtttacactTTTGGAATATCCTAGAAATGAGTTCCTGTGGTTATCAGAGCTTTTTGCTTGAAATCAGCATGCATTATTCTGTTTCAATAGAACAGTTTCTTCCCTACAGTTTATCAAcgacctctttctctctctttattttctccctcTTTCAGTGTGCCAGTAAGATTAATGGTGGTCAGTTCGCCAGTTCCAAGGGGTATCCGGATGAGGTTCTGCGTTTCGTGCGTTCCCATCCCCTCATGTTCCAGCCAGTACAGCCAGTCCACAGGAGGCCCATCCTGCTGGACACAGATGGTGGACGAAGGCTCACCGAGATCGCTGTGGACAGAGTGGAGGCTGAGGATGGACATTATAATGTCCTGTTTATTGGGACAGGTACCATGACATGTCCACATATTAAACTACATGATGAATCATTTCTATCTAACAGATGTCTATTTCAGCAGTAATATTACATCCAGCAATTAAGCAACATTTATTCTTCCACAGATGATTCAGTCGTGTTAAAACTCATCACCATTTTCAACAAAGAGACCAACACAATTGAAGAAGTGCTTCTGGAGGAGCTACAGGTGTTCAAGGTAAATTGACAGTAGTGAAGATGAGGTGttagatttgtttttaatatgtaCTTCTGTTTATGGTGACATATTTAATCCTTTTTTATCGTAGGTTCCAGTGCCTGTTACAGAAATCATCATCTCAAATAAAAGGGTAGaacacttttcatttattttcccgaatcagtttatttttctgtatcaTTTTCAAGTAGTGATGCAGTATGTGAATAATATGCAGTACTTGATGCAGCCACAAGATGGCGATAGGGAGTAAACCGTTACAATAATGTTACTTTATAGATAAGCAGGTAGATGAAAGTGATTCAActacaacaacagcaataatagtaattctattctattttataGTTTCGGTGGCACggtggcttattggttagcacgtttgcctcacacctccatggtcaggggttcgattcccaccatggccctgtatgtgtatgtggagtttgcatgttctccccatgctgcgggggttttctccaggcactccagtttcctccccagtccaaagacatgcatggtaggctgattggcatgtccaaagtgtccgtagtgtgtgaatgtttatgtgattgtgccctgcaatggattggcaccctgtccagggtgtaccccgccttgtgcccaatgctccctgggataggctccaggtttccctgtgaccctgaagaggataagcggtataaatgatggatggatggatggatgaaagtgattcaacaacagcaataattatattctattttattttccattttcagaatttatttatttatttatttatttatttatttatttatttatataatctaTGGCATAGGGTTAGCACATTTACCTCACACTTCCGctggttgggggttcaaatcctacCTCCACCCCTTGTAtgcagagtttgcttgttctTCCCATGCATCTGGGCTTCctttgggtactccggttttctcccccaagtccaatgacatgcactgtaggctgattggcatttccaaattgtctgtagtgtctgaatgtgcgtgtgattgtgccctgcaatgggttggcaccccatccaggctGTCCCCCATtgtgtgccccgagttccctgagataggctccaggctcccctttGCAACCCTGttgtggtatggaaaatggatggatggatggatatatccTCCTGTACTTTATTATTCTCCTCACTTTCCTATCCCACAGAGTTAACTGCAGTTTGTTTTCAATGTCACAGCAACACCTGTATGTAGGCTCAGAGTTTGGAGTGACGCAGGTTCAAGTGCACCAGTGTGGTCTGTATGGCTCAGCCTGCGCTGATTGCTGCCTAGCCAGAGACCCATACTGTGCCTGGGATGGACACACCTGCTCCAGATACATACCTGCtggcatttacacacacaagaggtacacacacacacacacacacacacacacacacacacacacacacacacacccacacacacatacacagtgttaATTTGATGTGACATAAACCAGAATAAAAATCTTGAGATGGACAAGACATAATTCTGAGAACAATTATCATCAGGAAGGCTTAAATGTGAACAGAAGCCAGTATattattgagagagagaatgaaatcttgatataaacacactgacagCTTTTGAGGTGATTTAAAACATGAACACAGTCAAAACACCAGGATGAAATACCTAAACATTACAGTAAAGGATTTTGATAATATCCTAGGTTTTGagttacatacacacacacacacacacacacacacacacacacacacacacacactaacacacacacacacacacaccacattcagATCACACACGTCTGACACAGAGATGTTGCTGGTTCGGTCTGCTACATGGCATTTATTTATCACACACTCACGTGTACAGGCACAGAAATCTTCCTGCTCCGAAATCAACACTGCTGCAGCACACAGAGAAATGCACCTAGGGTTTTAAATTATGGACATTACAGAGGCTAAGATGGAGACGTGCTCCTGGTGAGAGAATGTGATGTCTCACCTCACCTCCCGCTGTGTCATGTCTCCTACTCATCACCTACTGCCTCGCTATTTCACTGTGTGCGTGTTTCTAGCCTTCCATCTGAGACATTGATGTGTTAGTTTATAGAATCTGTGTTGCTTAAAGAGGCTTTTTAAGATCAAGATATGACTGTgtttgggggtggggtggtggggggtgtgtgtgggcttgtatgagtgtgtatgtgtgcatgctcATCAGAGCAGAGTAAAGGGTTAGTGTGGGTGTTTCCCTAATCCTGTGTTGTCAGTTCTTTCACAACCGTCAGGTTGAACCCATTAGCACTTTACTCTAACAC is a window of Ictalurus punctatus breed USDA103 chromosome 4, Coco_2.0, whole genome shotgun sequence DNA encoding:
- the LOC128629551 gene encoding uncharacterized protein LOC128629551 translates to MHFLVVYRPRGQLGKFIDEFDTPLSTIPDDGTPLLVLGDFNIHLDKPHAADFLALLPTFDLKQFTTPVTHKAGKQLDLILTRNCTTHNLLITPLHISDHFFIQFSTSLPSPPSLSPPSISFHRNLRSLSPSHFSSVVTTLLPSDSHLSSLDLNTATDMLCSTLTSSLDNICPLKSRPARTSPSSPWLSEALRNNWAKLRASERKWRKSNNPTDLTNYQTLLSSFSNSISIAKATFYQEKIGSSPNIRILFKTFSSLLCPPPPPSPTSLTADDFATFFTNKITSIRNQFSTPDMHRPTPPPCNSQLTSFFPLSETDL